A window from Anser cygnoides isolate HZ-2024a breed goose chromosome 1, Taihu_goose_T2T_genome, whole genome shotgun sequence encodes these proteins:
- the LOC106039869 gene encoding uncharacterized protein isoform X1 has protein sequence MQKCIHNSKEMIISKMLPIFTFQAALCALVILEAHGDVTTINGNACDYVIFDPGFAQLEHRSQIRWYKGDVLLKQGTHGSTGYGQQIRVFHNGTLGLRVVGKEDAGQYTAKVCASSQHCLHQRTFQLHVHGYLIRGIVGDCVAFHLACLQSAGYIHAIWKKDRQRVAQIRRQSVNASEVYCKRARVFHNGSLSLCPAEWRDQGEYVAEVYDQDGLHLHQIFHLELKKVETLQEITEFIGGSIFLNLTEMMPEHFFQIAWKKENTEVARTNGSWFWYHGEYGNRSEIVSSHSLRLDRIETSDRGRYSIEVKDRDGRVVYEGITNVNVEQKEVLGRNPSLYVLIISAAVVVTIFLVALIWDFQKPGHRTGVPVLRHSSLRLTDDGDYPEQHDWSENAEEKPKLPELKGRKAAEPPASVSEVCVVPNVENNIHPAFEDCIPSNFDYPAPPVFDSAPAEFEEFLPPGFEDLNDKEGVVMDNAYHASSRCKVSWKCSEGGEPSTYALIKTECAEDKSGDSEWSSYYQTCQETC, from the exons ATGCAGAAATGTATACATAATAGCAAAGAAATGatcatttctaaaatgttaCCTATTTTCACCTTCCAGGCTGCATTGTGTGCACTTGTTATTCTTGaag CTCACGGTGATGTGACAACGATAAATGGAAATGCGTGCGACTATGTTATTTTTGACCCTGGCTTTGCCCAGTTGGAGCATCGTTCTCAGATCAGATGGTACAAGGGAGACGTGCTCTTAAAGCAGGGGACACATGGCAGCACTGGGTACGGCCAGCAGATTCGTGTCTTTCATAATGGAACACTGGGGCTCCGCGTTGTTGGAAAGGAGGATGCAGGACAGTACACGGCTAAGGTCTGCGCCAGCTCTCAGCATTGCCTCCACCAAAGAACATTTCAGTTACATGTACATG GATACCTTATCAGAGGGATTGTAGGTGACTGTGTTGCTTTTCACCTGGCCTGCCTGCAGTCAGCTGGGTACATCCATGCCATCTGGAAGAAAGACAGACAGCGAGTGGCGCAGATCAGAAGGCAATCGGTCAACGCGTCAGAGGTCTACTGCAAGAGGGCCCGTGTGTTCCACAATGGCAGCCTCAGTCTTTGCCCCGCGGAATGGAGAGATCAGGGAGAGTATGTGGCAGAAGTGTACGATCAGGATGGCTTGCATTTGCATCAGATTTTTCACCTGGAACTGAAGA aAGTGGAAACACTTcaagaaatcacagaatttatCGGCGGGTCCATATTCCTGAATCTAACAGAGATGATGCCGGAACACTTCTTCCAGATagcctggaaaaaggaaaacacggAAGTAGCTCGGACAAATGGTTCTTGGTTTTGGTACCATGGAGAATACGGTAACAGGTCTGAGATTGTGTCTAGTCACAGCCTTAGACTAGACAGGATTGAGACAAGTGACCGTGGCAGGTATTCTATAGAAGTGAAAGACAGAGATGGCAGAGTTGTGTATGAAGGCATCACTAATGTGAATGTTG AGCAAAAGGAGGTGCTTGGAAGAAATCCTTCTCTCTATGTTCTCATAATATCAGCAGCTGTTGTAGTTACTATTTTCTTGGTTGCACTGATATGGGATTTTCAGAAGCCTGGGCACAGGACAG GAGTACCAGTCTTACGGCATTCAAGCTTGAGACTAACAGATGACGGAGACTATCCTGAGCAACATGACTGGTCTGAAAATG ctgaaGAAAAACCCAAGTTGCCAGAGCTGAAAGGCAGGAAAGCTGCAGAGCCTCCTGCTTCAGTTAGTGAAGTGTGTGTTGTCCCCAACGTTGAGAACAACATCCATCCAGCATTTGAGGACTGCATTCCGTCAAACTTTGATTATCCCGCTCCCCCGGTGTTTGACAGTGCTCCTGCAGAATTTGAGGAGTTCCTTCCTCCAGGGTTTGAGGACTTGAATGACAAAGAGGGTGTTGTTATGGACAATGCATACCATGCATCTTCAAGGTGCAAAGTGTCCTGGAAATGCAGTGAAGGAGGCGAACCCTCTACGTATGCTTTGATCAAAACGGAGTGCGCAGAGGACAAGTCTGGAGATTCGGAATGGAGTTCTTACTATCAGACTTGCCAGGAAACATGTTGA
- the LOC106039869 gene encoding uncharacterized protein isoform X2, giving the protein MQKCIHNSKEMIISKMLPIFTFQAALCALVILEAHGDVTTINGNACDYVIFDPGFAQLEHRSQIRWYKGDVLLKQGTHGSTGYGQQIRVFHNGTLGLRVVGKEDAGQYTAKVCASSQHCLHQRTFQLHVHGYLIRGIVGDCVAFHLACLQSAGYIHAIWKKDRQRVAQIRRQSVNASEVYCKRARVFHNGSLSLCPAEWRDQGEYVAEVYDQDGLHLHQIFHLELKKVETLQEITEFIGGSIFLNLTEMMPEHFFQIAWKKENTEVARTNGSWFWYHGEYGNRSEIVSSHSLRLDRIETSDRGRYSIEVKDRDGRVVYEGITNVNVEQKEVLGRNPSLYVLIISAAVVVTIFLVALIWDFQKPGHRTGVPVLRHSSLRLTDDGDYPEQHDWSENVVGIEEISVQLAFSSS; this is encoded by the exons ATGCAGAAATGTATACATAATAGCAAAGAAATGatcatttctaaaatgttaCCTATTTTCACCTTCCAGGCTGCATTGTGTGCACTTGTTATTCTTGaag CTCACGGTGATGTGACAACGATAAATGGAAATGCGTGCGACTATGTTATTTTTGACCCTGGCTTTGCCCAGTTGGAGCATCGTTCTCAGATCAGATGGTACAAGGGAGACGTGCTCTTAAAGCAGGGGACACATGGCAGCACTGGGTACGGCCAGCAGATTCGTGTCTTTCATAATGGAACACTGGGGCTCCGCGTTGTTGGAAAGGAGGATGCAGGACAGTACACGGCTAAGGTCTGCGCCAGCTCTCAGCATTGCCTCCACCAAAGAACATTTCAGTTACATGTACATG GATACCTTATCAGAGGGATTGTAGGTGACTGTGTTGCTTTTCACCTGGCCTGCCTGCAGTCAGCTGGGTACATCCATGCCATCTGGAAGAAAGACAGACAGCGAGTGGCGCAGATCAGAAGGCAATCGGTCAACGCGTCAGAGGTCTACTGCAAGAGGGCCCGTGTGTTCCACAATGGCAGCCTCAGTCTTTGCCCCGCGGAATGGAGAGATCAGGGAGAGTATGTGGCAGAAGTGTACGATCAGGATGGCTTGCATTTGCATCAGATTTTTCACCTGGAACTGAAGA aAGTGGAAACACTTcaagaaatcacagaatttatCGGCGGGTCCATATTCCTGAATCTAACAGAGATGATGCCGGAACACTTCTTCCAGATagcctggaaaaaggaaaacacggAAGTAGCTCGGACAAATGGTTCTTGGTTTTGGTACCATGGAGAATACGGTAACAGGTCTGAGATTGTGTCTAGTCACAGCCTTAGACTAGACAGGATTGAGACAAGTGACCGTGGCAGGTATTCTATAGAAGTGAAAGACAGAGATGGCAGAGTTGTGTATGAAGGCATCACTAATGTGAATGTTG AGCAAAAGGAGGTGCTTGGAAGAAATCCTTCTCTCTATGTTCTCATAATATCAGCAGCTGTTGTAGTTACTATTTTCTTGGTTGCACTGATATGGGATTTTCAGAAGCCTGGGCACAGGACAG GAGTACCAGTCTTACGGCATTCAAGCTTGAGACTAACAGATGACGGAGACTATCCTGAGCAACATGACTGGTCTGAAAATG TCGTTGGCATTGAGGAGATTTCTGTTCAACTGgctttttcctccagctga